A genomic segment from Roseofilum casamattae BLCC-M143 encodes:
- a CDS encoding helix-turn-helix domain-containing protein translates to MTDSNSKKTVSLSDREVQVVELVAMGLANQDIAQKLEISKRTVDNHISNILKKTHTDNRVELVRWAMKWGKVCIDEVNCCTLPSPSALSED, encoded by the coding sequence ATGACTGATAGCAACTCGAAAAAAACAGTATCGCTTTCCGACCGGGAAGTGCAAGTAGTCGAGCTGGTGGCCATGGGGTTGGCGAACCAAGATATTGCTCAAAAGCTAGAAATTAGCAAGCGTACGGTAGACAATCACATCAGCAATATTTTGAAGAAAACCCATACGGATAATCGGGTTGAGTTAGTTCGATGGGCGATGAAATGGGGTAAAGTATGCATAGACGAGGTAAACTGCTGTACTCTTCCAAGTCCCTCTGCACTCTCAGAAGATTAA
- a CDS encoding AAA family ATPase — MVNQFFMPVLLEALGFAADEYVPEYRTGRGSDKVDFAARKNSMEYSFLSNPVAPFLIVETKARTIKFTQLQRYQTTVDQLKRYLSSEAKKCRSVSWGIITNADSIQLFRKHGKVVFPITRIIELNEDNIDEKIDQIKSHLDNTSKALSITLYNNKGGVGKTTTAINVAGILSWLKKKVLVVDFDQDQGDLSNILQLESRWEGMYDCLEDYKNIDITNAIVTYQQSFKSVGTLGFDVIPADDKFSSFEEQELTARITRGRLRQAIQKLRNRYDYIIIDCPTNQQLYSQEAVLAADVILMPTQHNGVSSLKNAAKAMVDFLPEVGDRKRNLWSPDLEDPTLLPIFYNKESMSEAQKKQAEKEIQKLIADTKKERGIDLLPYFFPKYNQSTRNMNIFKVKNNASISNADFKHKPGVYTNKQVKEFYESLVREYFI; from the coding sequence ATGGTAAATCAGTTCTTTATGCCAGTTCTGCTCGAGGCTTTGGGATTTGCAGCGGATGAGTACGTTCCCGAATATCGCACCGGACGAGGAAGCGATAAGGTAGACTTTGCGGCTCGGAAGAATAGCATGGAATATAGTTTTTTATCTAATCCTGTCGCGCCATTTCTGATCGTGGAAACCAAAGCGAGGACAATTAAGTTTACGCAACTGCAACGATATCAAACTACTGTAGACCAACTGAAGCGCTATCTATCGAGCGAGGCAAAGAAATGCCGCTCAGTGTCTTGGGGGATTATTACCAATGCCGATAGTATTCAGTTATTTCGCAAGCATGGTAAAGTTGTTTTTCCAATTACCAGGATTATTGAGCTAAATGAAGATAACATTGATGAAAAAATAGACCAGATTAAAAGCCATCTAGATAATACATCTAAAGCGCTATCAATTACCTTATATAACAACAAGGGAGGGGTAGGGAAAACGACTACTGCCATTAATGTTGCCGGTATTTTAAGTTGGTTAAAGAAGAAAGTTTTAGTTGTTGACTTCGATCAAGATCAAGGGGATTTGAGTAATATTTTACAGTTAGAATCCCGTTGGGAAGGGATGTATGATTGTTTGGAAGATTATAAAAATATTGACATCACTAATGCGATTGTTACCTATCAACAATCATTTAAATCAGTGGGTACTTTAGGCTTTGATGTAATTCCAGCAGATGATAAATTTAGCTCATTTGAAGAGCAGGAATTAACGGCACGGATCACGAGAGGAAGACTGCGACAAGCGATCCAAAAACTGCGGAATCGCTACGACTATATTATTATTGATTGTCCGACTAATCAGCAATTATATAGCCAAGAAGCTGTATTAGCAGCCGATGTTATTTTAATGCCAACTCAACATAATGGTGTAAGCTCTTTGAAAAATGCAGCTAAGGCTATGGTAGACTTCTTGCCTGAGGTTGGCGATCGCAAGCGGAATCTTTGGTCTCCGGATTTGGAAGACCCCACATTGCTACCCATATTCTATAATAAAGAAAGCATGAGTGAAGCGCAAAAGAAGCAAGCAGAAAAAGAAATTCAGAAGCTGATTGCTGATACAAAAAAAGAACGAGGGATCGATTTACTACCCTATTTCTTTCCGAAGTATAACCAGTCAACTAGAAATATGAATATATTTAAAGTTAAAAATAATGCATCGATCTCGAATGCAGACTTTAAACATAAGCCTGGAGTTTATACAAACAAACAAGTCAAGGAATTTTATGAGAGTTTAGTGCGGGAGTATTTTATCTAA
- the hslO gene encoding Hsp33 family molecular chaperone HslO, which yields MVDQLIRATAAAGGIRVAGVISTRLTEEARRRHNLSYVATAALGRTMAGGLLLASSMKRPGSRVTLKVKGNGPLGGILVDAGLDGTVRGYVDNPTIELPPNARGKLDVGAAVGKDGYLYAVRDVGYGYPYSTTVELVSGEIGEDITHYLATSEQTPSALMVGVFVGAGGTEAAGGMLLQVLPKAAEDETLITTLESRISALSGFTPLLRAGQTLPEIFDNLLGDFDLEIFPETQMVQFFCPCSVDRVLGALKLLGAEELQDMIEKDNGAEATCEFCHEVYQIESDRLKELIEDLQTNTGS from the coding sequence ATGGTAGACCAGTTGATTCGCGCAACCGCTGCCGCCGGAGGCATCAGAGTCGCCGGAGTCATCAGCACCCGCCTCACTGAAGAGGCCAGACGCCGACACAACCTCTCCTATGTTGCCACCGCAGCTCTCGGACGCACCATGGCTGGAGGACTGCTGCTTGCATCTAGCATGAAGCGTCCTGGTTCCCGAGTAACCCTCAAGGTGAAAGGAAACGGTCCCCTTGGAGGGATTCTAGTCGATGCCGGACTAGATGGAACCGTGCGCGGCTACGTCGATAACCCTACAATTGAACTCCCTCCCAATGCTCGAGGTAAACTCGACGTTGGCGCAGCTGTGGGCAAAGACGGTTACCTCTACGCCGTGCGCGATGTCGGCTATGGCTATCCGTACTCGACCACAGTAGAATTAGTCTCTGGTGAAATTGGCGAAGATATTACCCACTATTTAGCCACTTCCGAACAAACCCCATCCGCTCTGATGGTGGGCGTTTTTGTGGGTGCTGGGGGAACTGAAGCTGCTGGAGGAATGCTCTTACAAGTGCTTCCTAAAGCCGCAGAAGACGAAACATTAATAACCACCTTAGAGTCTCGGATTTCAGCCCTATCGGGATTTACTCCTCTGTTGCGTGCGGGGCAAACCTTACCCGAAATCTTCGATAATTTGCTCGGCGATTTCGATCTGGAGATTTTCCCAGAAACGCAAATGGTGCAATTCTTCTGTCCCTGTTCGGTCGATCGCGTCTTAGGTGCTCTCAAACTTCTCGGAGCCGAAGAATTGCAAGATATGATTGAAAAAGATAATGGGGCTGAAGCGACCTGTGAATTTTGTCACGAAGTTTACCAAATTGAGAGCGATCGCTTAAAAGAATTAATTGAAGATTTACAAACCAATACGGGTTCCTAA
- a CDS encoding M23 family metallopeptidase: MKQKRLSLIVLSVLSAIAIVSCAAFNANSQVKAPAYPKFAQPIQCSLGDDCYILRYVDRDPGPGEIDFKCGRLTGDGHKGTDFGIPDEWSMRQGIPVLASAPGEVLRVRDGVPDKRITSPEELAAVQGINCGNAIVIDHGEGWETQYCHLRQGSVAVKPGDKVTTGTVLGMVGSSGESSFPHVHLTLRYQGNNVDPFVGPDVGPGCEASGQSLWSTDINYTSAGLIRAGFASEIPSLDRIWSGDFRDSRLSVNSDLLVFWIHLFGVLQGDEETFRLVDPQGNVVAEGAKTYDRPTRIAAPYAGKKNSRDRPLITGTWRGEYTLKRGNTILVKTTQTVVLE; encoded by the coding sequence ATGAAACAGAAACGTTTATCCTTAATTGTGCTGAGTGTCTTGAGCGCGATCGCGATCGTTAGTTGCGCTGCATTTAATGCCAACAGCCAAGTAAAAGCACCCGCTTATCCAAAATTCGCCCAACCGATTCAATGTTCTCTCGGAGATGACTGTTATATTCTTCGCTATGTAGACCGCGATCCAGGGCCGGGTGAAATCGATTTCAAATGCGGTCGCCTTACCGGAGATGGACACAAGGGGACTGACTTTGGTATTCCCGATGAATGGTCAATGCGACAAGGTATACCCGTGCTGGCTTCAGCCCCAGGAGAGGTGCTGCGCGTGCGCGATGGCGTCCCCGACAAGCGCATCACTTCCCCAGAAGAACTGGCGGCCGTTCAAGGTATTAATTGTGGCAATGCAATTGTTATCGACCATGGAGAGGGTTGGGAGACTCAATATTGCCATTTGCGTCAAGGTAGCGTTGCCGTGAAACCAGGAGACAAGGTAACAACCGGCACAGTCCTGGGAATGGTTGGCTCGTCCGGAGAATCTTCGTTTCCCCACGTTCACTTAACCCTGCGCTATCAAGGAAATAACGTCGATCCGTTCGTCGGCCCTGACGTAGGGCCGGGATGTGAAGCCTCCGGGCAATCTCTCTGGTCTACCGATATAAACTATACTTCTGCCGGACTCATTCGTGCCGGTTTTGCCAGTGAAATCCCTAGCCTAGACCGCATATGGTCGGGTGATTTTCGCGACTCTAGATTATCCGTCAATAGCGATCTCCTCGTCTTCTGGATACATCTATTCGGAGTCTTGCAAGGCGATGAAGAAACCTTCCGCTTAGTCGATCCACAGGGTAATGTAGTTGCAGAAGGTGCCAAAACATACGATCGCCCGACGCGCATCGCGGCTCCTTATGCCGGTAAGAAAAATAGCCGCGATCGTCCCCTAATTACCGGAACCTGGCGCGGGGAATATACACTGAAACGAGGTAACACCATTCTGGTGAAAACCACTCAGACTGTTGTCCTTGAATAA
- a CDS encoding type II toxin-antitoxin system RelE/ParE family toxin, with amino-acid sequence MLIHLRLLQIIVELKTHKLTGNLNGLWSCSVAYNCRIIFSFSDEEDSDEDVIFIIDIGSHDEVY; translated from the coding sequence CTGCTCATTCACTTGCGTCTGCTCCAGATTATAGTCGAATTGAAAACCCATAAACTGACCGGCAACTTAAATGGATTATGGTCGTGTTCTGTTGCATACAATTGCCGGATTATTTTTTCTTTTTCTGATGAAGAAGATAGCGACGAAGATGTCATTTTCATCATTGACATCGGCAGTCATGATGAAGTTTATTAG
- a CDS encoding ATP-binding protein, with protein sequence MTALLDYTWQNANQHHLMQKLGGLRQAIAKKLNTDTETTIGDRGEAIAEQDQSNYAIDRICATFSLSSFERDILLLCAGVELDETFLEWLMQLPGNSQNAYPTFALALHCLDRPHWSALTPDSPLRYWRLLELGTGPSFTLSPLRIDESILHYLAGVKTQPLQLEALMKPVEQPESANPVLLMESDRQVIQNLIETWIGRANGKQFPLVQLCGEDSSSKQAIAATAFNELNLSLYSIEPSQLPTAPHDMHQLLRLWHREAFLKGYALLINCDRLSTPPQQNAALMKLIREISTPAILTSGDRMSISSRAISNLEVNKPSLTQQSEYWQTHLEAWGVELNGQVQTLISQFNLTGSQIQTICTNILSQESASDTQDQLTNKLWQACRQQARPRMDDLAQRIHVKATWDDIVLPNTQMETLQTMAAHLRQRAKVYENWGFARKSGRGLGISALFAGPSGTGKTTAAEVLANTLELDLYKIDLSSVVSKYIGETEKNLRRVFDAAESGGTILLFDEADALFGKRSEVKDSHDRHANIEVSYLLQRMEAYQGLAILTTNLKGALDNAFMRRIRFVIQFSFPDVKQRAEIWRRIFPKETPTQDLDCTKLAKLSIAGGNIRNIALNSAFLAAEDNEPVQMKHILQAAKSEYVKLEKPLLDSEVKGWLPKS encoded by the coding sequence ATGACGGCTCTATTAGACTATACCTGGCAGAATGCGAATCAACACCATCTCATGCAGAAGCTAGGGGGGCTGCGACAGGCGATCGCCAAAAAACTCAACACAGACACTGAAACCACCATCGGCGATCGCGGAGAAGCGATCGCCGAACAAGACCAGTCTAACTATGCCATCGATCGCATTTGCGCTACCTTTAGTCTGTCCAGCTTCGAGCGCGATATTTTGCTCCTCTGTGCGGGAGTAGAGCTGGACGAGACATTTTTGGAATGGTTGATGCAACTTCCGGGGAACTCCCAGAATGCTTATCCCACTTTTGCTTTAGCGTTGCACTGTTTGGATCGACCGCATTGGAGCGCTCTAACTCCCGACTCTCCCCTGCGCTATTGGCGGTTGCTGGAATTGGGAACGGGGCCTTCGTTTACCCTCAGTCCCTTACGCATCGATGAGAGTATATTACATTACTTGGCAGGAGTGAAGACGCAACCGTTGCAACTGGAAGCCTTGATGAAACCGGTGGAGCAACCGGAAAGTGCAAATCCCGTGTTGCTGATGGAAAGCGATCGCCAAGTTATTCAAAATTTAATCGAAACCTGGATCGGTCGCGCCAATGGCAAGCAGTTTCCCCTGGTGCAACTTTGTGGAGAAGATAGTAGCAGCAAACAGGCGATCGCAGCCACTGCATTTAACGAACTGAACCTGAGTCTCTACAGCATTGAACCCTCCCAACTTCCCACCGCTCCCCACGACATGCATCAGTTGCTCAGGCTGTGGCATCGGGAAGCCTTTTTGAAAGGATACGCCCTGCTGATAAACTGCGATCGCTTATCGACGCCACCGCAGCAAAACGCAGCATTGATGAAGCTGATCCGCGAGATTTCTACCCCTGCTATTTTAACCAGTGGCGATCGCATGTCTATCTCCAGCCGCGCGATCTCTAACCTGGAAGTCAATAAACCCAGTCTCACCCAACAGTCGGAATACTGGCAAACCCATCTCGAAGCGTGGGGAGTCGAACTTAACGGCCAGGTACAGACCCTGATTTCTCAATTTAACCTGACCGGCAGCCAAATCCAAACCATCTGCACCAATATCCTCTCTCAGGAGAGCGCCAGTGACACCCAAGACCAGTTGACTAACAAACTGTGGCAAGCCTGTCGCCAACAAGCGCGTCCCCGCATGGACGATCTAGCCCAGCGCATCCACGTAAAAGCGACTTGGGACGATATTGTTCTTCCCAATACGCAAATGGAAACCCTGCAAACCATGGCTGCTCATCTGCGACAGCGCGCCAAAGTCTATGAAAATTGGGGGTTTGCGCGCAAAAGTGGGCGGGGACTGGGCATTAGCGCCTTGTTTGCAGGGCCCAGCGGGACGGGGAAAACTACGGCGGCGGAGGTATTAGCTAATACACTGGAACTGGATCTGTATAAGATCGACCTCAGTTCCGTAGTGAGCAAATATATCGGCGAAACCGAGAAAAATCTGCGCCGAGTCTTCGATGCAGCGGAAAGCGGAGGCACCATTCTGTTATTCGATGAAGCCGATGCATTATTCGGAAAGCGATCGGAAGTGAAAGACTCCCACGATCGCCATGCCAATATTGAAGTAAGCTATCTCTTGCAACGAATGGAAGCCTATCAAGGATTAGCCATTCTCACCACCAACTTGAAAGGCGCGCTGGATAACGCTTTCATGCGCCGCATTCGCTTCGTCATCCAATTTAGTTTCCCGGATGTGAAGCAACGAGCGGAAATCTGGCGCCGGATTTTCCCGAAAGAAACGCCTACCCAAGATTTGGATTGTACTAAGCTGGCAAAGTTGAGTATTGCTGGCGGAAACATTCGCAATATCGCCTTGAACTCTGCATTTCTCGCAGCGGAAGATAACGAACCGGTACAGATGAAACACATTCTGCAAGCAGCGAAGAGCGAATACGTGAAGTTAGAGAAACCCTTGCTCGATAGTGAAGTGAAAGGCTGGCTTCCAAAGTCTTAA
- the sppA gene encoding signal peptide peptidase SppA, with amino-acid sequence MRQFLKYTFASALGTLLGTALLVTLGLGGFIALLAAVASNDTAPEVEDRSILVLDLGLRINDTEPTSTTTTAINEVLSGTTKRTITLREFLQGVDAAIADDRISGLYLQGTDSSVGTGWANLREMRSALQRFRESGKPIVAYDLSWSKKEYYLASVADRIILHPMGNLELNGFSAEVMFLGGAFQKYGIGIQAIRAGKYKSAIEPFIATKLSTENRQQTQELLNSVWSNFREQVSSDRAVTSQQIQSISNSQGILFATEAKQNELVDEVKYYDEVLVDLNELSGNEPDEETFTQISFPTYTAIPSATKAPINRSSDRKVALIYAEGTIVDGQGRVGENEIGGDRYASLLREIRFDDEVKAVVVRVNSPGGSATASEVIRRELELIQEAGKPVIISMGNYAASGGYWIATASDRIIAEPNTITGSIGVFGILPNVQKIGNSNGITWDVVKTSEYADLGSSARPRSAAELKLYQQNVDRLYQQFLQKVADARSLTIERVNQIAQGRVWSGEDALELQLVDELGGLELAIANAAEIAELEEDWQLQEYPKTRSLEEQLIDQLLGGQATTESSDWLVQEFTKLQRELSELRTLNDPLGMYARMPFYLNVE; translated from the coding sequence ATGCGTCAATTCCTCAAATATACTTTTGCCAGCGCTCTAGGGACATTGCTCGGTACCGCTTTATTAGTGACGTTGGGTCTTGGAGGATTTATTGCTTTATTAGCGGCTGTGGCCTCCAACGATACCGCACCCGAGGTTGAGGATCGCTCGATTTTGGTCTTAGATCTCGGATTGCGTATTAACGATACCGAACCCACCTCCACCACCACTACTGCTATTAATGAAGTCTTATCCGGAACCACCAAACGCACGATTACCTTGCGGGAATTTTTGCAAGGGGTTGACGCGGCGATCGCCGACGATCGCATTTCCGGTCTCTATTTGCAAGGAACCGATAGCTCTGTCGGAACCGGTTGGGCCAATCTCCGCGAAATGCGATCGGCTCTGCAACGGTTTCGCGAGTCAGGAAAGCCGATCGTTGCCTACGATCTAAGTTGGAGTAAAAAAGAATACTATCTTGCTTCCGTCGCCGATCGCATTATCCTGCATCCGATGGGGAATCTAGAACTAAACGGATTCAGTGCGGAAGTCATGTTTTTAGGCGGAGCCTTTCAGAAATATGGTATTGGAATTCAGGCCATTCGCGCCGGCAAATATAAGTCAGCCATAGAACCTTTTATTGCCACCAAACTCTCGACGGAAAACCGCCAACAAACTCAGGAACTCCTGAATAGCGTGTGGAGCAATTTTCGCGAGCAAGTCAGCAGCGATCGCGCCGTTACGAGTCAGCAAATTCAGTCGATTTCTAACAGTCAAGGAATTTTATTTGCAACTGAGGCGAAACAGAATGAATTAGTCGATGAAGTCAAATACTATGACGAAGTGCTCGTCGATCTCAATGAGTTGAGCGGCAACGAGCCAGATGAAGAAACCTTTACCCAAATTAGTTTTCCTACCTATACCGCGATTCCCAGCGCCACCAAGGCTCCCATCAACCGTTCCTCCGATCGCAAAGTTGCCCTCATTTATGCCGAAGGAACAATCGTAGACGGTCAAGGGCGAGTAGGGGAAAATGAAATAGGCGGCGATCGCTATGCCAGTTTGCTGCGCGAGATTCGCTTCGACGATGAGGTCAAAGCTGTTGTCGTTCGAGTGAATAGTCCGGGAGGAAGCGCCACAGCTTCGGAAGTCATTCGCCGAGAACTCGAGTTAATTCAAGAGGCGGGAAAACCCGTCATAATTTCTATGGGTAATTATGCGGCCTCGGGAGGCTATTGGATCGCCACGGCTAGCGATCGTATTATTGCCGAACCGAATACCATTACTGGTTCAATTGGCGTTTTTGGTATTTTGCCCAATGTCCAAAAAATTGGTAACTCTAATGGGATTACCTGGGATGTGGTGAAAACATCTGAATATGCCGACCTCGGCAGTAGCGCTCGGCCGCGATCGGCTGCCGAACTGAAACTCTATCAACAAAATGTCGATCGCCTTTATCAACAGTTTCTGCAAAAAGTAGCCGATGCTCGCAGTTTAACTATAGAGCGAGTAAACCAAATTGCTCAAGGTCGGGTATGGTCGGGAGAAGATGCTCTAGAGTTGCAATTAGTTGACGAACTCGGTGGATTGGAGTTGGCGATCGCCAACGCAGCAGAAATAGCAGAATTAGAAGAAGATTGGCAATTGCAAGAATATCCGAAAACTCGTAGTTTAGAAGAGCAGTTAATCGACCAATTACTTGGTGGCCAGGCAACAACAGAATCGTCGGATTGGTTAGTCCAAGAATTTACCAAACTACAACGAGAGCTATCCGAGTTAAGAACGCTTAACGATCCATTGGGAATGTACGCGCGAATGCCGTTTTATCTCAATGTGGAATAA
- a CDS encoding carbohydrate kinase family protein — MDTAQVLCLGELLFDCLADRAGLPYEQVTSWTQYPGGAPANVACGLVKLGTSSAFLGSVGSDEVGNALVKVLETAGVDIQGVQRHSTAPTRQVYVVRSYSGDRYFAGFGDRECSDFADAYLNGDLLPIELFRDAQYLVLGTLELAYPQTEQAIRRALELANEYYLKLVVDVNWRPRFWPDPERAKPLIYDLLGQVDFVKLSVEEAQFFFETTDPAAIRDRLPDLEGVAITAGDGPLHYAIGEGEGILPAFTVDVKDTTGAGDAFVAGWVRQLCRYGISALESPQKVKETIVYASAVSALTATEFGAMAAQPTSEQVEQFLQEEGIAIEG, encoded by the coding sequence ATGGATACAGCTCAGGTTCTGTGCTTAGGTGAACTTTTATTCGATTGTCTGGCCGATCGCGCTGGACTTCCCTACGAGCAAGTAACGTCCTGGACTCAGTATCCAGGAGGAGCCCCAGCCAATGTGGCCTGTGGGCTAGTTAAACTCGGCACCTCCTCTGCTTTTCTTGGAAGTGTTGGCTCAGATGAGGTCGGAAATGCTTTAGTGAAGGTTCTCGAGACCGCAGGAGTCGATATTCAGGGGGTTCAGCGCCATTCAACCGCTCCGACTCGACAGGTTTATGTCGTGCGCTCCTATAGCGGCGATCGCTATTTTGCTGGATTTGGCGATCGCGAGTGCAGCGATTTTGCCGATGCTTATCTAAATGGCGACTTACTCCCCATCGAGTTGTTTCGAGATGCCCAATATTTGGTCTTGGGAACCTTGGAACTGGCTTATCCACAAACGGAACAAGCGATTCGTCGCGCTCTGGAGTTAGCCAATGAGTATTATCTAAAACTTGTGGTTGATGTGAACTGGCGGCCGAGATTTTGGCCGGATCCGGAACGGGCCAAACCGTTAATTTACGATTTACTCGGTCAAGTCGATTTTGTCAAGCTCTCTGTAGAAGAAGCCCAGTTTTTCTTTGAAACCACCGATCCGGCAGCCATCCGCGATCGCCTTCCCGATCTTGAAGGCGTTGCAATTACTGCTGGGGACGGGCCTCTGCATTATGCCATTGGAGAAGGGGAAGGAATCTTGCCTGCCTTTACGGTTGATGTGAAAGATACTACCGGAGCTGGAGACGCTTTTGTTGCCGGTTGGGTGCGCCAACTGTGTCGATACGGCATTTCGGCTTTAGAGTCTCCACAGAAGGTGAAGGAAACGATTGTTTATGCTTCTGCCGTTAGTGCTTTGACCGCGACGGAGTTTGGAGCGATGGCAGCACAACCTACATCCGAGCAGGTAGAGCAGTTCTTGCAAGAGGAAGGGATCGCGATCGAAGGGTAA
- a CDS encoding ABC transporter permease: MSLSLTNLLLLTWTSLWRNPLRSGLTLVGVYMGVLAVDATLKVGTISTAVMETELSKREAPRVEVWNRGMTIDHLDLFRQRLTGVEAIAARRSVRNSLTLFRDRQASPWAMAVSPDFFSTTGRRQVKGRLFNSEDFEAFRSVVIVDENLAKRLFEDEDPINQRIYLGGRPYVVVGVVNSLPTDGESEGVALLPISINYALTGSRRIGLMFIRPENLNQLTKLQEEVEQLLEQQFPGQRSWVFNNIEDILEQQSTLALASRGLAAVGFIALLVGGVGIANITIASVMERTPEIGLRLAIGATERDILYQFILEATLLSFLGGVMAISTVHGLTLVVAHQFDLPYRFNPKVAGASLGSALLVGMVAGSIPAWQASKLDPVKALRS; this comes from the coding sequence ATGAGTTTATCTTTGACCAACTTACTGCTGCTGACCTGGACGTCTCTATGGCGCAATCCCTTACGCTCTGGTTTAACCTTAGTCGGAGTGTACATGGGCGTTCTGGCTGTCGATGCCACGCTGAAAGTCGGGACAATTTCTACAGCAGTGATGGAAACTGAACTGTCCAAACGAGAAGCACCGCGCGTTGAAGTTTGGAATCGGGGAATGACAATCGATCATTTAGATTTATTTCGGCAACGTTTAACCGGAGTCGAGGCGATCGCTGCCCGGCGATCTGTGCGCAACTCACTCACCTTGTTTCGCGATCGCCAAGCCAGTCCATGGGCAATGGCAGTATCTCCAGATTTCTTCTCAACCACAGGGCGACGACAAGTCAAAGGACGCTTGTTTAACTCCGAAGACTTTGAAGCCTTTCGTTCGGTGGTCATCGTGGATGAGAATCTGGCCAAGCGCTTATTTGAAGACGAAGATCCCATAAACCAACGCATTTATTTGGGAGGTCGCCCCTATGTAGTGGTTGGAGTGGTGAACAGCTTGCCTACCGATGGAGAGTCAGAAGGAGTGGCACTGCTGCCGATCTCGATTAATTATGCACTGACCGGATCGCGACGCATTGGCTTGATGTTCATCCGTCCGGAAAATCTCAATCAGTTAACTAAGCTGCAAGAAGAAGTCGAACAATTGCTAGAGCAGCAGTTTCCCGGACAGCGGAGTTGGGTATTCAATAACATTGAAGACATTTTAGAGCAGCAAAGCACCCTTGCCTTAGCCTCTCGCGGATTAGCTGCGGTGGGATTTATTGCGTTGTTGGTCGGAGGGGTTGGCATTGCTAATATTACGATCGCCTCAGTGATGGAGAGAACTCCGGAAATCGGGTTGCGACTAGCCATTGGAGCAACCGAGCGAGATATTCTCTATCAGTTTATTCTTGAAGCAACCTTACTTAGTTTTCTCGGTGGCGTAATGGCGATCTCCACCGTCCACGGTTTGACCCTGGTTGTTGCCCATCAATTTGACTTACCTTATCGGTTCAATCCCAAAGTTGCTGGCGCCTCTCTCGGATCTGCCCTACTTGTCGGTATGGTCGCTGGCTCAATTCCAGCTTGGCAAGCCAGTAAACTCGATCCGGTCAAAGCACTGCGATCTTAA
- a CDS encoding UPF0175 family protein has product MKTLSIQLPETVFSALRLDPDAFMQEMRIAAAVKWYELGQISQGKAAEVSGLTRAGFIEALARYQVSVWQYSVEELEEEFVNIN; this is encoded by the coding sequence ATGAAAACCTTATCCATACAGCTCCCAGAAACTGTTTTTTCGGCATTGCGACTAGACCCCGATGCTTTTATGCAAGAAATGAGAATCGCTGCTGCGGTGAAATGGTACGAGTTAGGGCAAATTTCCCAAGGCAAAGCAGCAGAGGTTTCCGGGTTAACGCGAGCTGGTTTTATTGAAGCTTTAGCTCGATATCAGGTTTCGGTTTGGCAATATAGCGTCGAAGAGTTAGAAGAAGAGTTTGTCAATATCAATTAA
- a CDS encoding type II toxin-antitoxin system RelE/ParE family toxin: MKIVWSSSFKRALKKLLKKQPQLNATVVEVLQVLATEPFSPPLKTHKLTGNLNGLWSCSVAYDCRIIFSFSDEEDSDEDVIFLIDIGSHDEVY, encoded by the coding sequence ATGAAGATCGTCTGGAGCAGTAGCTTCAAGAGAGCGCTGAAGAAATTGCTCAAGAAACAGCCTCAATTAAATGCAACGGTAGTTGAGGTATTGCAAGTACTAGCAACAGAGCCATTTAGTCCTCCATTGAAAACCCATAAACTGACCGGCAACTTAAATGGATTATGGTCGTGTTCTGTTGCATACGATTGCCGGATTATTTTTTCTTTTTCTGATGAAGAAGATAGCGATGAAGATGTCATTTTCCTCATTGACATCGGCAGTCATGATGAAGTTTATTAG